A region of Mauremys mutica isolate MM-2020 ecotype Southern chromosome 2, ASM2049712v1, whole genome shotgun sequence DNA encodes the following proteins:
- the LOC123363733 gene encoding uncharacterized protein LOC123363733 — protein MFALLNSYYEQNKTDKTKTAQNNGYVDESPIPFTLGGLTSAESDEDSSGLIAEELQPIVATDLAALALSTVILNQVRKLELNNDIPEKSSLNSAHWRNQQAEKWLENKELDSFEMDLSGNGLTELESRHSFILQTVSILQKDSHQDSDPVEDIFEDQIYLPVNSDEPTVHQAVNVSIRDPSIRAQKMKTMLEKMEQNFEGETSQILNVEGSASSPLSLD, from the coding sequence ATGTTTGCACTGCTGAACAGTTACTATgagcaaaataaaacagacaAAACTAAAACTGCTCAAAACAATGGGTATGTGGATGAATCACCTATACCATTTACCTTGGGGGGACTGACCTCTGCTGAGTCAGACGAAGACTCAAGTGGTCTGATTGCAGAAGAGCTGCAGCCTATCGTGGCAACTGACTTGGCAGCCCTAGCTTTGAGCACTGTAATTTTAAATCAAGTGAGGAAACTTGAATTAAATAATGATATTCCTGAGAAAAGTAGTTTGAATTCTGCACACTGGAGAAATCAACAAGCTGAAAAGTGGTTGGAGAATAAAGAGTTAGACAGTTTTGAAATGGATTTAAGTGGAAACGGTTTGACAGAGCTGGAGTCCAGGCATAGCTTCATTCTACAGACAGTTAGCATTCTTCAGAAAGACTCTCACCAGGACAGTGACCCAGTGGAGGATATTTTTGAAGATCAGATATACCTTCCTGTAAATTCTGATGAACCCACTGTTCATCAAGCTGTAAATGTCTCCATCAGGGATCCATCTATTAGGGCTCAGAAAATGAAGACTATGTTGGAAAAGATGGAACAAAACTTTGAAGGAGAGACGTCACAAATCCTAAATGTAGAAGGCAGTGCCTCATCTCCACTCTCCTTGGATTAG